The genomic interval TCCAAGCATTCGCTGTTTCACCTCGATCGCCATGAATCCCTCCATCGATTTCCGTCAATTACTGAATAGGATATGCGATGCAGCTTCGTTCTATCTCGCAAAGCCTCGATCTAGCGTCAAAGACTTGTGCAAAGCTGCGGATCAATTGAGCGCTAAACTGAAAGACGTCGACCAAGCCATGGGTGAACCTAAGGGCAATGGGAAAACCGCCACTGAAGAAGCTCTACAGTGGAAGTGCGAGGCCGAGGCGTTTGTATCTACAGAGGTCGCCGTCATCCAAGAGGACTACAGGGCGATGCGGTGCCTCATAGGCTGGTCGTGGAATTGCATCTCCATCAACCAGAGAGTCACCAAGAAACTGGAGGAGGTGAAGGAGTTGATTAACCGAGTGGATGTTTCTAGTGTTGCCACGACACGGTCGCCGCCGCCTGCCGTGGAGCTTCCCATTTCAAATAATGTCGTCGGGATGCAATCAGATCTGATCCAGATTGTGAAATGGAAAGACTACGGCAATTAGATGAAAGTGCCAGGGTTATAGGCATCTACGACATGGGGGAATAGGAAAGACTATGCTTTTGAAGCTCATCAATAACCATGAAGAGATCTCCAAGCTCAAGTTTGAGCACGTCGTCTGGATTGTCGCCTCCAAAGAATGCAAATTGCAAAAGCTTCAGATGGACGTGGCTAAGAAGGTAGGACTGAATAAGTGCTAATGAGAAGAAACAATTGGCAAGCTTGCCATCCCATCCATCATGTGAACTATTTCTAAAGTATGCAGGTAAAGATGTAATCAACTCAGAGC from Zingiber officinale cultivar Zhangliang chromosome 6B, Zo_v1.1, whole genome shotgun sequence carries:
- the LOC121989693 gene encoding uncharacterized protein LOC121989693 isoform X2 → MNPSIDFRQLLNRICDAASFYLAKPRSSVKDLCKAADQLSAKLKDVDQAMGEPKGNGKTATEEALQWKCEAEAFVSTEVAVIQEDYRAMRCLIGWSWNCISINQRVTKKLEEVKELINRVDVSSVATTRSPPPAVELPISNNVVGMQSDLIQIVKWKDYGN